The following proteins are co-located in the Flectobacillus major DSM 103 genome:
- a CDS encoding aldo/keto reductase encodes MNPYHRFTTRLTHKLGMGTWQFGGPNFVNNKPTGWGHFDENVAIKTLLEAIDAGVQFFDTADSYGRGLSETILGKALIQRADNQCVICTKFGNREIQPNVFIQDFSAEWLKECVHNSLKRLNVSTIDVLLFHSPPDNFDWVNYDTSVLEQLIQEGYIKQYGVSSKSVYGAKAVMDAGFGSVVEVIYNVLDRRAETVLFVHPKASQYDMIGRVPLASGFLSDKYLQNMPTFSTDDYRSLLPQRDLDWFVQRVRDLAFLSDLEGGITGAALNYCVNQPRIAVVIPGTRDTTQLHQHLEVLNTSPLSAQTVLQIQKSVPDVPDWWKPKP; translated from the coding sequence ATGAATCCTTATCATAGATTTACTACAAGACTTACTCACAAATTGGGCATGGGTACATGGCAGTTTGGCGGGCCTAATTTTGTTAATAACAAACCCACAGGTTGGGGGCATTTTGATGAAAATGTGGCTATCAAAACACTCCTTGAGGCTATCGATGCAGGTGTGCAGTTTTTCGATACTGCCGATAGCTATGGAAGGGGGCTTTCTGAAACAATATTGGGCAAAGCTCTTATTCAAAGGGCAGATAATCAGTGTGTTATTTGTACAAAATTTGGTAATAGAGAGATTCAGCCTAATGTATTTATCCAAGATTTTTCGGCCGAATGGCTCAAAGAATGCGTCCATAATAGTTTGAAAAGGCTTAATGTCAGCACAATCGACGTATTGTTATTCCATAGCCCTCCCGATAATTTTGATTGGGTCAACTACGATACCAGTGTTTTAGAACAACTGATTCAAGAAGGTTATATCAAACAGTACGGGGTTAGTTCTAAAAGTGTTTATGGGGCCAAGGCTGTTATGGATGCAGGTTTTGGGTCGGTTGTAGAAGTTATTTATAATGTACTAGACCGCCGTGCCGAAACCGTGCTGTTTGTACATCCTAAGGCTTCACAATACGACATGATAGGTCGTGTACCTTTAGCTTCTGGGTTTTTATCGGATAAATACTTGCAGAATATGCCCACATTTTCAACAGACGACTACCGAAGTTTGCTTCCTCAAAGAGACCTAGACTGGTTTGTTCAGCGTGTTCGGGATTTAGCTTTTTTGTCAGATTTAGAAGGAGGTATTACAGGAGCTGCCTTGAATTACTGTGTCAACCAGCCTCGTATCGCTGTTGTGATTCCGGGAACCAGAGATACTACACAGCTGCATCAGCATTTGGAAGTTTTGAATACATCGCCACTTTCGGCACAAACCGTTCTACAAATTCAAAAATCTGTCCCAGATGTACCCGATTGGTGGAAACCTAAACCCTAA